In one Culex quinquefasciatus strain JHB chromosome 2, VPISU_Cqui_1.0_pri_paternal, whole genome shotgun sequence genomic region, the following are encoded:
- the LOC6031947 gene encoding protein atonal homolog 8 — MQANVEHFPVATTTTTLVPMVVGLDRISGYGMMEGYLPNYPTDTSLYRSFSSSGDTSPSFTGHDGSSLNYSSSVGGGGLVSFTEMMIDGESFVPVPADDSYLDQRLLDVGVEHAPITTTQPNDSIKPQITSSKSRRRKASSTSNKSTKLAKLDQDQPNQSSTPPSPTVVRKRRLAANARERKRMNSLNVAFDKLREIVPSYAPEHKLSKFETLQMAQTYINALSEMLEKGTEADAYSLFVDDSDETGVTSPEDRREDSGHGRGGSDSNNNGHSQDQHVVYEIQRYYEVDFI; from the coding sequence ATGCAGGCTAATGTAGAGCACTTCCCagtggcgacgacgacgacgacgttggtTCCAATGGTCGTTGGATTGGATCGCATCAGCGGCTACGGAATGATGGAGGGCTATTTGCCGAATTACCCAACCGACACGTCCCTGTACCGCAGCTTTAGTTCCTCGGGCGACACCAGCCCATCGTTCACGGGTCACGACGGCAGCAGTCTCAATTACAGTTCGAGTGTTGGCGGCGGCGGTCTAGTTTCGTTCACGGAAATGATGATCGACGGTGAAAGCTTTGTTCCGGTGCCCGCAGACGATAGCTATCTGGATCAACGACTTCTGGACGTCGGCGTCGAGCACGCACCCATAACGACCACTCAACCAAATGACTCAATCAAGCCGCAAATCACCTCCAGCAAGTCCAGGCGCCGAAAAGCCTCCTCCACCTCaaataaatcaacaaaactAGCAAAACTAGATCAAGACCAACCCAACCAGTCTTCAACTCCACCGAGCCCCACAGTGGTCCGGAAGCGTCGCTTAGCGGCCAACGCTCGCGAGCGGAAACGGATGAACAGTTTGAACGTGGCCTTCGACAAACTCCGTGAGATCGTCCCGTCGTACGCCCCCGAGCACAAACTGTCCAAGTTCGAGACGCTCCAGATGGCCCAGACGTACATCAACGCGCTCAGCGAGATGCTCGAGAAGGGAACCGAAGCCGATGCGTACAGTCTGTTCGTGGATGATTCGGACGAAACAGGGGTGACATCGCCGGAAGATCGCCGAGAGGACTCTGGCCACGGTAGAGGCGGCAGTGATAGCAATAACAACGGCCACAGCCAGGACCAGCATGTGGTGTACGAGATTCAGAGATATTATGAAgtggattttatttga